In a genomic window of Octadecabacter temperatus:
- a CDS encoding DMT family transporter, translated as MQTTDPKLSMICTLSGMFVLGVVDNLIPIISDRSSLWLFQAARSSATVPMLIALSLLGLGTLRALRPWHVLARNFFTGTALLIYFGCLAFLPIGVVVAGLFTAPIFVLILSVLSRGQTIGLWRWLAVAVGFAGAVMVVWPQDGNITALAFVPITAGVFYAIGAIGTRDWCEGESTLVMTLSYFAILGVYGFIGLTVLSIWPIDAPAGVDGWLHRGWVPMDARMVWVTLAQAVGSIIGVGLLTRGYQLGEASYVAINEYSLIVFAALFGWLMWGQTLGSIALLGVACIVVSGSIIALRSSK; from the coding sequence ATGCAAACCACGGACCCTAAGCTGTCGATGATCTGCACGCTAAGCGGCATGTTCGTGCTGGGCGTCGTAGACAATTTGATCCCGATTATTTCGGACCGCTCAAGCCTGTGGTTGTTTCAAGCCGCGAGATCCAGCGCGACAGTTCCGATGTTGATCGCACTGTCGCTTCTTGGGCTCGGCACGTTGCGTGCGCTGCGTCCATGGCACGTGCTGGCACGGAATTTCTTTACGGGCACTGCGTTGCTTATCTATTTCGGATGCCTTGCATTTCTACCCATTGGGGTCGTGGTTGCAGGACTGTTTACCGCGCCGATTTTTGTGCTGATCCTTTCAGTCTTGTCGCGCGGACAAACGATTGGCCTTTGGCGCTGGCTAGCGGTTGCTGTGGGGTTTGCCGGGGCGGTCATGGTTGTCTGGCCACAAGACGGCAACATAACCGCGTTAGCGTTCGTTCCCATAACCGCAGGCGTATTCTACGCGATCGGCGCGATTGGAACACGGGATTGGTGCGAGGGCGAAAGCACGCTGGTTATGACATTGTCCTATTTCGCAATTCTGGGTGTGTATGGCTTTATCGGGCTCACAGTGCTGAGCATCTGGCCGATAGATGCCCCAGCCGGCGTCGATGGCTGGCTGCACCGTGGCTGGGTTCCCATGGACGCGCGAATGGTCTGGGTTACATTAGCACAAGCTGTCGGCAGTATTATCGGTGTGGGCCTGCTAACACGTGGGTATCAATTGGGTGAGGCGTCTTACGTGGCAATAAACGAGTATTCATTGATCGTGTTCGCGGCGTTGTTTGGCTGGCTTATGTGGGGTCAAACGCTGGGCTCAATCGCGCTTCTTGGTGTTGCATGTATTGTCGTTTCCGGCTCGATCATCGCCCTGAGGTCGTCGAAATGA
- a CDS encoding amino acid ABC transporter permease — protein MTKTYTPPSLIDRLRADYFPTKLNGAVTLIFAALVAWALWNLINWGILHATFSAANKENCGHGADGACWAVIDARWRLILFGLYPFEEQWRSAIACIAIVITGGLSCVPWFWSGRRITTLWLTGFAIFFVLMRGGMFGLTPVFEQNWGGLSLTIFIFASTTLLGMPLAIVFALLRRSELPWIARTMGLIIDTIRSLPLLSIMFTFAIVLPFVLPGWMIGDKLYRVIVGYSLFFACYQAEIIRGGMQALPAGQEEAAKALGMGYWHRIGYIVLPQAFRNALPPTINQLVITFKETSLVVIIGFFEILASGNAAYGNAEWNFAHVEVYCFVGFLYFIFVFALSRYGAHLERRMAVAER, from the coding sequence ATGACAAAAACCTATACACCACCCTCTCTGATCGACAGGCTGCGCGCCGATTATTTCCCGACCAAGCTTAACGGAGCCGTTACGCTTATCTTTGCTGCTTTGGTGGCTTGGGCGCTGTGGAATCTGATCAATTGGGGAATCCTGCACGCAACCTTCAGCGCCGCGAATAAAGAAAACTGCGGACACGGCGCAGACGGCGCGTGTTGGGCCGTGATTGATGCCCGCTGGCGACTGATACTCTTTGGGCTCTATCCGTTCGAAGAACAGTGGCGATCCGCCATTGCCTGCATCGCTATCGTGATCACGGGCGGCCTGTCGTGCGTGCCGTGGTTCTGGAGCGGGCGGCGCATCACGACCCTCTGGCTCACCGGATTTGCGATTTTCTTCGTGCTGATGCGCGGCGGGATGTTTGGGCTGACGCCTGTGTTCGAACAAAACTGGGGCGGTCTTTCGCTGACGATCTTTATCTTCGCCAGCACCACACTGCTGGGCATGCCACTGGCAATTGTCTTTGCTTTGCTGCGCCGATCAGAGCTGCCATGGATCGCCCGTACTATGGGGTTGATCATTGATACGATCCGTTCTCTGCCGCTGTTGTCGATCATGTTCACGTTTGCCATTGTTCTGCCCTTCGTGCTGCCCGGCTGGATGATCGGCGATAAGCTTTACCGCGTGATCGTCGGCTACTCGTTGTTCTTCGCGTGCTATCAGGCCGAAATCATCCGTGGCGGGATGCAAGCGCTGCCCGCCGGTCAGGAAGAAGCCGCCAAAGCATTGGGCATGGGGTACTGGCACCGGATCGGATACATCGTGTTGCCGCAGGCATTCCGAAATGCACTGCCGCCAACGATCAACCAGTTGGTGATTACCTTCAAAGAGACCTCTCTGGTCGTGATCATCGGGTTCTTTGAAATCCTTGCGTCTGGCAATGCAGCCTACGGCAATGCCGAATGGAACTTTGCCCATGTCGAAGTCTACTGCTTTGTCGGTTTTCTTTATTTCATCTTCGTCTTTGCCCTGTCGCGCTATGGGGCTCATCTTGAACGCCGCATGGCTGTGGCTGAGCGTTAG
- a CDS encoding transporter substrate-binding domain-containing protein, whose product MKYLTLAALALGLAAGTAQAQSRLDTTLERGKLLCSGHNGSFLGFAEVDDQGNWQGMDIDLCRGLAASLFGSSEGTLEIVPISWAQRWPALQSGDIDVVIKLSGWTQSRDTELNLSYSLPYFVGAFHVMAHADVGAESVADLDGGSICVSAGTSTERVLASYLEGNDIEAEVVVFESGDEVKTAYFNQRCDGLILFAPPLAATRATAENPEAHIILPDVLGLEPESIIVPEGDPKWLDVMNWMLSSLWFAEINGITQANVDEIRANPGSAQIEKFLGVTPGYGERLGLSDDWAYNLIKEVGNYGEIFDRNIADPYALPRGMNELYTNGGVFYPLTVD is encoded by the coding sequence ATGAAATACCTGACTTTAGCGGCGCTCGCACTTGGCCTTGCCGCAGGCACTGCTCAGGCGCAAAGCCGCCTTGATACAACACTGGAGCGCGGCAAGTTATTGTGCAGCGGGCACAATGGCAGCTTCCTTGGTTTTGCCGAAGTCGACGATCAAGGCAATTGGCAGGGCATGGATATTGACCTCTGCCGGGGCCTTGCTGCTTCGCTTTTCGGATCGTCCGAAGGCACGCTTGAGATCGTCCCAATTTCTTGGGCTCAGCGTTGGCCAGCACTGCAATCTGGTGACATTGATGTTGTCATCAAGCTGTCCGGATGGACGCAAAGCCGCGATACTGAACTGAACCTATCCTATTCGCTGCCTTACTTCGTTGGGGCCTTCCACGTAATGGCCCACGCTGATGTAGGGGCGGAAAGCGTTGCCGATCTGGATGGCGGGTCTATCTGCGTGTCTGCAGGCACATCGACAGAGCGTGTTCTGGCGTCCTACCTCGAAGGCAATGATATCGAAGCTGAAGTGGTTGTGTTCGAAAGCGGCGACGAGGTAAAAACAGCATACTTTAACCAACGGTGCGATGGCTTGATCTTGTTCGCTCCGCCATTGGCTGCAACGCGCGCCACCGCTGAAAACCCGGAAGCGCATATAATCTTGCCTGATGTCCTTGGGTTAGAGCCTGAATCCATCATCGTTCCAGAAGGCGACCCAAAGTGGCTTGACGTGATGAACTGGATGCTGTCTTCGCTTTGGTTTGCAGAAATCAACGGCATCACCCAGGCAAATGTTGATGAAATCAGAGCCAACCCAGGCTCGGCACAGATCGAAAAGTTCCTCGGCGTGACCCCGGGTTATGGTGAGCGCCTCGGGCTGTCTGATGATTGGGCCTACAACCTGATCAAAGAAGTTGGCAACTACGGCGAGATCTTTGATCGCAACATCGCAGATCCATACGCCCTGCCACGCGGCATGAACGAACTGTATACCAACGGCGGTGTCTTCTACCCGCTGACGGTTGACTAA
- a CDS encoding GntR family transcriptional regulator, with protein sequence MMTKTSAISPRKDGPKRGDSARRVYQELRDEILELRLAPGAPLDETSIAKRFEMSRSPVREAIVRLSAEGLVQMLSNRSTIVAPIDIATLPRFIEAIDYLQRATTRLAALHRKDEDIASMREAADIYDHLCHKVEPLALSEANKTFHMRVADAGGNPYLAQAYGRLLDEGRRMLHFHYTSVRREGTEFPLSPAHHQMVDAIEAKDEKSADKLAHEHTRVLNNRMQEFMRVSFLDQPDLMK encoded by the coding sequence ATGATGACCAAGACAAGTGCAATAAGCCCCCGAAAAGATGGGCCAAAACGAGGCGATAGCGCGCGTCGCGTCTATCAGGAGCTACGGGATGAGATTTTAGAACTCAGACTCGCTCCCGGCGCGCCGTTGGACGAAACAAGTATCGCCAAGCGATTCGAAATGTCACGTTCTCCTGTGCGCGAAGCCATCGTTCGGCTCTCTGCGGAGGGACTGGTACAGATGCTGTCCAACCGCTCCACAATTGTTGCACCGATTGATATCGCCACCCTGCCTCGCTTCATCGAGGCAATCGATTACCTCCAACGCGCGACGACACGGCTCGCGGCTTTGCACCGCAAAGACGAGGATATTGCCTCCATGCGTGAAGCGGCGGACATTTATGATCATCTTTGTCATAAGGTCGAACCGTTGGCCCTTTCAGAGGCGAATAAGACATTCCATATGCGGGTCGCAGATGCAGGGGGTAACCCTTATCTCGCCCAAGCCTACGGACGACTTCTCGATGAAGGCCGCCGCATGTTACATTTTCACTATACGTCCGTTCGGCGGGAAGGAACCGAGTTCCCCTTAAGTCCAGCCCATCATCAAATGGTAGATGCCATCGAAGCCAAAGATGAGAAGTCCGCAGATAAACTTGCCCACGAACACACGCGCGTCCTGAACAACCGCATGCAAGAATTCATGCGCGTCAGCTTTTTGGATCAGCCCGATCTGATGAAATAG
- a CDS encoding AMP-binding protein, with product MGWMKDETGLDKNPANYVPLSPLSHLARAAKVFTNREALVYGDMRLTYAQYHERVSQLASALKMSGVKPGDVVATLLPNVPAQAEAHFGVPACGAVLNTINIRLDVDTVAYIFDHGEAKVVLCDSQFLPVCMQAIDLMDGEAPLVVEVPDAQAGVPEIGEQIDYETFLDAGDPNFDWMLPEDEWESISLNYTSGTTGRPKGVVCHHRGAYLMTTGTPITWRMTLHPRYLTIVPLFHCNGWNHTWMMPSLGGTVICCRDITAAAIYNAIADEGVTHFGGAPIVLNLLVNAKDTDRRDFDHTVEVFTAGAPPAPATLAAIGDLGFNVQQVYGLTETYGHVTECLWNEDWDALSADDQAAIKARQGVAFPQMEDITVMSEDMQQVPMDGATQGEIVIRGNSVMKGYLKNPDATAKAFRGGYFHSEDLAIQHPDGSMQIADRAKDIIISGGENISSVEVEGTLMGHPDVMLCAVVAMPDDKWGEVPCAFVELKEGRSGDEAMLIAFTRERLAGFKCPKKVVFGELPKTSTGKIQKFELRKTFK from the coding sequence ATGGGTTGGATGAAAGACGAGACAGGGTTGGATAAGAACCCCGCAAATTACGTGCCGCTGTCCCCGCTCAGCCATCTGGCACGTGCAGCGAAGGTTTTCACCAACCGTGAGGCGCTGGTCTATGGCGACATGCGCCTGACCTACGCGCAATATCATGAAAGGGTTTCCCAGCTTGCCAGTGCGCTAAAAATGTCAGGCGTAAAGCCGGGCGATGTTGTCGCCACGCTGCTGCCGAACGTCCCCGCACAGGCCGAGGCCCATTTTGGTGTTCCTGCCTGCGGCGCGGTTCTGAACACGATAAACATTCGGCTGGATGTGGACACGGTCGCGTACATCTTTGATCACGGTGAAGCTAAAGTGGTGTTGTGCGACAGCCAGTTCCTGCCCGTGTGCATGCAAGCAATTGATCTGATGGACGGCGAAGCGCCACTGGTGGTTGAGGTACCCGATGCGCAAGCTGGCGTCCCTGAGATCGGCGAACAAATCGACTATGAAACGTTTTTGGACGCGGGCGATCCTAACTTTGATTGGATGCTGCCAGAAGACGAGTGGGAAAGCATCTCGTTGAATTACACATCTGGTACCACTGGCCGGCCCAAGGGCGTCGTTTGTCACCACCGCGGTGCATATTTGATGACCACGGGCACGCCAATCACATGGCGCATGACGCTGCATCCACGATACTTGACGATTGTGCCGCTGTTTCACTGCAACGGCTGGAACCACACATGGATGATGCCAAGTTTGGGCGGCACTGTGATTTGTTGCCGCGATATTACGGCGGCAGCGATCTATAATGCGATTGCTGATGAAGGTGTGACGCATTTCGGTGGTGCGCCTATCGTGTTGAACCTACTTGTGAACGCCAAAGACACCGACCGCCGCGATTTCGACCATACCGTTGAGGTCTTTACCGCAGGCGCACCCCCTGCGCCTGCAACGCTCGCAGCGATTGGCGATTTGGGGTTCAACGTGCAACAGGTCTACGGGCTAACGGAAACCTATGGCCACGTCACCGAATGCCTCTGGAACGAAGACTGGGACGCACTTTCTGCCGACGATCAGGCGGCGATCAAAGCCCGCCAAGGCGTGGCATTTCCCCAAATGGAAGACATTACCGTCATGTCCGAAGACATGCAGCAAGTGCCGATGGACGGCGCGACACAGGGCGAAATTGTAATCCGCGGCAATTCGGTGATGAAGGGCTATCTAAAGAACCCAGACGCCACGGCCAAGGCGTTCAGAGGCGGGTATTTTCATTCAGAAGACCTCGCCATTCAGCACCCTGACGGATCGATGCAAATTGCCGATCGCGCCAAAGACATTATCATTTCAGGTGGCGAGAACATCTCAAGTGTTGAAGTCGAGGGGACATTGATGGGGCATCCAGACGTCATGTTGTGTGCCGTGGTGGCCATGCCTGATGACAAGTGGGGCGAAGTCCCGTGCGCCTTTGTTGAGCTGAAAGAAGGACGGAGCGGAGACGAAGCCATGCTCATCGCGTTCACCCGCGAACGGTTAGCAGGGTTCAAATGCCCCAAGAAAGTCGTTTTCGGTGAGCTGCCCAAAACATCGACTGGGAAAATCCAAAAGTTCGAATTGCGAAAGACTTTCAAATGA
- a CDS encoding sulfotransferase family 2 domain-containing protein — MIISRGRGYIFVHIPKTGGTAMALALEDRAKADDIMIGDTPKAVKRRGKLKGVKTAGRLWKHSTLADAEGLITRDEMETLFTFTLVRNPWDRMVSYYHWLKSQNFEHPAVTLAKSKGFSRFLNDPLTQTTFRNNPFESYMIDGAGRVHADLYIRLEHLAEDMAPLCAHLGFTPVVPVANQSNRARDWRGFYTESDAELLGELCEIDIKTHGYGFDPA; from the coding sequence ATGATTATTTCACGCGGGCGCGGCTATATCTTTGTTCACATTCCAAAAACGGGCGGCACGGCGATGGCACTGGCGCTGGAAGATCGCGCCAAAGCCGATGACATTATGATAGGTGATACGCCGAAGGCGGTTAAGCGACGCGGAAAGCTAAAAGGTGTAAAAACGGCAGGGCGCTTGTGGAAACACTCAACGTTGGCGGATGCTGAAGGGCTGATTACGCGCGACGAGATGGAGACGCTGTTCACCTTCACACTCGTGCGCAATCCGTGGGACCGGATGGTTAGCTATTATCACTGGCTGAAGTCGCAGAACTTCGAGCATCCGGCTGTGACATTGGCGAAATCCAAAGGGTTCTCGCGGTTTCTAAATGATCCGCTGACCCAAACCACGTTTCGCAACAACCCGTTTGAAAGCTACATGATTGACGGGGCAGGTCGCGTTCATGCGGATCTATATATTCGGCTAGAACATTTGGCTGAGGACATGGCACCGCTTTGCGCCCATTTAGGGTTCACCCCAGTGGTGCCTGTCGCCAACCAAAGTAACCGCGCACGCGATTGGCGGGGATTTTACACAGAATCAGATGCGGAATTACTAGGGGAACTTTGCGAGATCGACATCAAAACCCATGGCTATGGATTCGATCCTGCTTAG
- a CDS encoding Hint domain-containing protein, translated as MFAWKNTTWDAAKTETAQPKLDARTTGMVSGTKVATNVGWAPIETIREGQQVLTFDGGLQTVIAITRHALMADRMDIASWPLSVPAGALGNREDMMILPHQSVMIESDAAEEMTGDPFALIPGAALIGFRGITQERPAEWVEVIQLHFAQDEIVFANIGALFLCRAQADLTSDMGASSYDVLNMEVAEDLVDCLMFEDDARAPSAAPVYHAVA; from the coding sequence ATGTTTGCTTGGAAAAACACCACTTGGGACGCTGCTAAAACTGAAACCGCACAGCCAAAGCTGGACGCACGGACGACTGGAATGGTTTCCGGTACAAAGGTTGCCACGAACGTTGGTTGGGCACCGATCGAAACCATCCGCGAAGGTCAGCAGGTTCTGACATTTGACGGTGGGTTGCAGACAGTTATCGCCATTACACGCCACGCGCTGATGGCTGATCGCATGGACATAGCAAGCTGGCCACTTTCCGTTCCCGCTGGTGCCTTGGGCAACCGCGAAGACATGATGATCCTGCCACACCAGTCCGTCATGATTGAAAGCGACGCTGCTGAAGAAATGACGGGCGATCCATTCGCACTTATTCCCGGGGCAGCCCTCATTGGGTTTCGCGGCATTACACAAGAACGCCCTGCTGAATGGGTTGAAGTTATCCAGTTGCACTTTGCGCAAGATGAAATCGTATTCGCAAACATCGGCGCATTGTTCCTGTGCCGCGCACAGGCTGACCTAACAAGCGACATGGGCGCATCATCCTACGATGTTCTGAACATGGAAGTCGCAGAAGACCTTGTTGATTGCCTGATGTTTGAAGACGATGCACGCGCACCATCCGCAGCACCAGTTTACCACGCAGTTGCCTAA
- a CDS encoding amino acid ABC transporter ATP-binding protein — protein sequence MTEQNAVHIQDMDKYYGTFHALKDINLKVNKGEKIVVCGPSGSGKSTLIRCINKLEDYQSGSINVLGTELDDNLDNIDEIRRETGMVFQHFNLFPHMTILENCILAPTLVRKQPRAEAEAIAMEYLTKVKIPEQADKYPGQLSGGQQQRVAIARALCMKPEIMLFDEPTSALDPEMISEVLDVMTSLAQDGMTMICVTHEMGFARQVADRVIFMADGEIVEEAEPHTFFDAPKLERTKAFLGQILGH from the coding sequence ATGACTGAACAAAACGCCGTCCATATTCAGGACATGGACAAATACTATGGAACATTCCACGCCCTGAAAGACATCAACCTTAAGGTCAATAAAGGCGAAAAGATCGTAGTCTGTGGCCCGTCCGGTTCGGGCAAATCCACGCTGATCCGCTGCATCAATAAGCTTGAGGACTACCAATCCGGTTCAATCAATGTCTTGGGAACGGAACTGGACGACAACCTCGACAATATTGATGAAATCCGCCGCGAAACGGGCATGGTGTTCCAGCATTTCAACCTCTTCCCGCACATGACCATTCTGGAAAACTGCATCCTTGCGCCAACCCTCGTGCGCAAACAGCCCCGCGCAGAGGCAGAAGCCATCGCGATGGAATACCTCACCAAGGTCAAAATCCCTGAGCAGGCCGATAAATACCCCGGCCAATTGTCTGGCGGGCAGCAGCAGCGGGTGGCGATCGCACGGGCGCTCTGCATGAAACCCGAGATCATGTTGTTCGATGAGCCGACCTCGGCACTTGATCCTGAAATGATCTCCGAAGTGCTCGACGTCATGACCAGCCTCGCACAAGACGGCATGACGATGATCTGCGTGACGCACGAGATGGGCTTTGCCCGTCAGGTCGCGGATCGCGTGATTTTCATGGCCGATGGCGAAATCGTCGAAGAAGCCGAACCACACACATTCTTTGATGCCCCCAAACTAGAGCGCACCAAAGCGTTCCTAGGTCAAATCCTGGGGCACTAA
- a CDS encoding amino acid ABC transporter permease codes for MLAALKNKTTRDQAAQFSFVGVLIVLIIAFAFTARSNLEAQGMTSGFGFLDRATGWGVSFSLIDFSTSDTYLKVIWVGILNSLFLGSISLVLATVIGVAIGIMRVSGNKMAELIGTTYVEIFRNLPLLLQAFLWYAILTNLPRPKDMAEASGPIFFSGRGIYMPGLNVTGFSVFLVALALVAAFAIWLWLRSARRFARMEIARKKTLSRAVWLTWLVVAVVLLWIGRIPDTSLVSQPYLRGLNFRDGIRVSPELMACIISISIYGGAYIGEIVRAGLNSVGKGQSEAGHALGLSGIQTFVYIRLPLAIRAVMPTLINQYVWLFKSTTIGIAVGFVDFFMVISTSINQSGQTLELIAILMGGFLIINYSMAWVLNRVNNAIKLKGNQLRT; via the coding sequence ATGCTTGCAGCCCTTAAGAACAAAACCACCCGTGATCAGGCGGCCCAGTTTAGTTTTGTTGGCGTCTTGATCGTGCTGATCATTGCATTTGCGTTCACTGCGCGCAGCAATCTGGAAGCGCAAGGCATGACATCTGGCTTTGGGTTCCTGGACCGCGCTACAGGTTGGGGCGTAAGCTTTTCCTTGATCGATTTCAGTACCTCCGACACCTATCTAAAGGTGATCTGGGTCGGCATTTTGAATTCTCTTTTTCTTGGATCGATCTCCCTCGTTTTAGCCACGGTGATCGGCGTGGCCATCGGTATCATGCGGGTCTCTGGCAATAAGATGGCCGAGCTGATCGGCACCACATACGTCGAGATTTTCCGCAACCTCCCACTCTTGCTGCAGGCGTTCCTTTGGTACGCGATCTTAACAAACCTGCCCCGCCCAAAGGATATGGCTGAGGCATCTGGCCCCATCTTCTTTAGTGGGCGCGGTATCTACATGCCCGGCCTGAATGTAACGGGATTTTCTGTTTTTCTGGTCGCTTTGGCCTTGGTGGCGGCCTTCGCGATTTGGCTCTGGCTCAGATCGGCACGTCGGTTTGCCCGAATGGAAATTGCGCGTAAGAAAACCTTGTCACGCGCCGTTTGGCTCACCTGGCTGGTCGTCGCGGTCGTGCTTTTGTGGATTGGGCGAATCCCTGACACGTCACTTGTAAGCCAACCCTACCTGAGGGGGTTGAATTTCCGCGACGGTATTCGCGTGTCGCCGGAATTGATGGCCTGTATCATCAGCATTTCCATCTATGGCGGCGCTTATATCGGTGAAATCGTACGCGCAGGGCTCAACTCTGTTGGGAAGGGTCAAAGCGAAGCGGGCCATGCGCTCGGACTGAGTGGAATACAGACCTTTGTCTATATTCGCCTACCGCTTGCGATCCGCGCTGTGATGCCGACGTTGATCAACCAATACGTCTGGCTGTTCAAATCCACCACGATCGGGATCGCCGTCGGGTTTGTTGATTTCTTCATGGTGATCTCAACTTCGATCAACCAATCCGGCCAAACGCTGGAACTGATTGCCATCCTGATGGGCGGCTTCCTTATCATCAACTATTCCATGGCCTGGGTGCTGAACCGCGTGAACAACGCGATCAAGCTCAAGGGCAACCAGCTGAGAACTTGA
- a CDS encoding SPOR domain-containing protein: MYIFGRTSGLLSTVAIVASLIGGASNAQSLRNANGPAEIPPSSFTSNQYIDSRGCVFVRAGIGGTTNWVPRVSRSREQLCGFQPSGSSRPVAALAEPEPTPAPAPAPTPAAQTPAPAPAPAAPAPVVAEAPAPALVQPAPAPVVQPPVVAAAAPAPRAIRPAASVGTITPPAPQAANVGTQAAAPSPRVITEPVVEPRIITRAQACEGLTGIQPNFISQRTGQPIDCGGREPAPQVAAAAPSPAVQAPAAAQTRLTRAQACADMIASGRQYISAITGQPIQCEQQAVPAPTTQGTFARLQADLALPQRPYSNPLDMAPGATVDPRPAQIRDQLNRARYSNPLDSAPGSTFTPNVNTRLAAAPSGTTADPEIVSRARSSVSRQGYVASLLGQDPPPYSNPTNSYALSAPVVPDGYARVWGDGRLNTQRGIPAGSYTQTPSNVVRYATAPRAPQVATQQPRVTTPAAAPQPQRREQISGHRYVQVGTFETRNQAQNIAQSLRSRGLPMRIGVFNQNGREMRIVLAGPFGSESQLQSALGTARGAGHSGAFTRR, translated from the coding sequence ATGTATATTTTTGGCCGAACTTCTGGATTACTGTCGACTGTTGCGATCGTCGCGTCGCTGATTGGCGGCGCTTCAAACGCGCAAAGCTTGCGAAATGCAAATGGCCCCGCGGAGATCCCGCCGTCATCCTTTACGTCCAACCAATACATCGACAGTCGTGGGTGTGTTTTTGTTCGTGCCGGAATTGGTGGAACTACAAATTGGGTTCCACGGGTGTCGCGCAGCAGAGAGCAGCTTTGTGGGTTCCAACCGAGCGGTTCCTCACGTCCCGTTGCCGCGCTGGCTGAGCCAGAACCAACCCCAGCCCCAGCGCCGGCACCAACCCCCGCAGCGCAGACACCAGCACCAGCACCAGCGCCCGCAGCACCTGCTCCGGTCGTTGCTGAAGCACCAGCGCCGGCCCTAGTCCAGCCCGCGCCCGCACCTGTTGTTCAGCCCCCAGTGGTCGCAGCTGCCGCACCAGCACCACGCGCGATACGTCCAGCGGCATCCGTTGGGACGATCACCCCTCCAGCTCCACAGGCTGCCAACGTGGGAACACAAGCAGCCGCACCATCGCCGCGCGTGATCACCGAACCCGTCGTAGAGCCACGCATCATTACGCGGGCGCAGGCTTGTGAGGGTTTGACTGGTATTCAGCCGAATTTCATTAGCCAACGCACAGGTCAGCCCATCGATTGCGGTGGACGCGAACCTGCGCCACAAGTTGCGGCCGCAGCGCCTAGTCCGGCTGTTCAAGCACCTGCCGCGGCGCAGACCCGCCTGACGCGTGCGCAAGCATGTGCAGACATGATTGCATCAGGTCGCCAGTACATCAGCGCAATCACGGGCCAACCTATTCAATGTGAGCAGCAAGCGGTTCCAGCACCAACGACGCAAGGTACATTTGCGCGACTTCAAGCAGACCTTGCTTTGCCGCAGCGCCCATATTCCAACCCGCTTGATATGGCACCAGGCGCGACGGTCGATCCAAGGCCAGCGCAAATTAGAGACCAATTGAACCGCGCTCGGTATTCCAATCCGCTTGATAGCGCGCCGGGCTCAACGTTCACGCCAAATGTGAACACGCGTTTAGCTGCAGCACCTTCAGGTACAACTGCTGATCCGGAGATCGTTTCGCGTGCGCGTAGTTCCGTGTCGCGGCAGGGTTACGTTGCAAGCCTACTCGGTCAGGATCCGCCACCCTATTCAAACCCAACAAACAGCTACGCGCTTTCTGCGCCGGTCGTTCCGGATGGCTATGCGCGCGTCTGGGGTGATGGTCGTTTGAACACCCAGCGCGGCATTCCGGCAGGGTCCTACACGCAAACGCCGTCTAACGTCGTGCGATATGCGACTGCACCGCGTGCCCCGCAGGTTGCGACGCAACAACCACGTGTCACCACGCCTGCAGCTGCCCCGCAACCACAGCGCCGCGAACAGATCAGTGGTCACCGTTATGTTCAGGTCGGCACGTTTGAGACCCGCAACCAAGCGCAGAATATCGCGCAATCCCTGCGGTCACGCGGCCTTCCAATGCGGATTGGCGTGTTCAACCAGAATGGTCGTGAAATGCGCATCGTTTTGGCTGGCCCATTCGGAAGCGAAAGCCAGTTGCAAAGCGCATTGGGTACAGCCCGCGGCGCAGGTCATTCAGGCGCGTTCACGCGCCGCTAA